Proteins from a genomic interval of Shewanella seohaensis:
- a CDS encoding AAA family ATPase, with translation MEPMANTQTRAHGDILALIEQVESQVVGQRTVIRSLILGLLCSGHVLLEGLPGTAKTRSVKALANALAISFGRIQFTPDLLPSDVTGTEVLHEAEGKSTLRFQPGPVFNQIVLADEINRAPAKVQAALLEAMAEGTITVAGQTHVLPELFMVLATQNPIEQEGTYPLPEAQMDRFLIKASVEYPTKEAERDIVRLVRSEENGVFSAEKPQTITIDPASILKARQQIAAVTLSDMVENYIIDLVMATRQPEQYPQSKLASWLMIGASPRASIALDKCARALAWLNGRDHVLVDDVREVAILVLGHRLSLSYEALADGVNQRDLVHELLDVVSIG, from the coding sequence ATGGAACCAATGGCTAACACACAAACGCGTGCCCACGGGGATATTCTCGCCTTAATTGAACAGGTTGAATCTCAAGTCGTAGGGCAACGCACAGTGATCCGCAGTCTGATTTTGGGCTTACTGTGTAGCGGCCATGTGCTGCTCGAAGGTTTGCCCGGAACGGCAAAAACCCGCTCGGTTAAGGCCTTGGCCAATGCCTTGGCGATTTCCTTTGGTCGGATCCAGTTTACGCCGGATCTCTTGCCCTCCGATGTGACGGGCACTGAGGTGCTTCACGAGGCTGAGGGTAAATCGACACTCAGGTTTCAGCCGGGGCCAGTGTTTAACCAAATCGTGCTGGCCGATGAAATTAACCGTGCCCCCGCCAAGGTACAGGCGGCGCTGTTAGAGGCGATGGCCGAAGGGACTATTACCGTGGCGGGGCAAACCCATGTGCTGCCCGAACTCTTTATGGTGCTGGCGACACAAAACCCCATCGAGCAGGAAGGCACCTATCCGCTGCCCGAGGCGCAGATGGACCGTTTTCTGATCAAAGCTTCGGTGGAATACCCTACAAAAGAAGCCGAGCGTGACATAGTGCGCCTCGTCCGCAGTGAGGAAAACGGTGTTTTTAGCGCCGAAAAACCGCAAACCATCACCATAGATCCCGCCAGTATTCTCAAGGCGCGGCAGCAAATTGCGGCCGTGACGCTATCGGATATGGTGGAGAACTATATTATCGATTTAGTGATGGCGACGCGCCAGCCCGAGCAATATCCCCAATCTAAGTTAGCCAGCTGGCTGATGATTGGCGCCAGCCCTAGGGCATCCATTGCGCTGGACAAATGTGCCCGCGCCTTGGCTTGGCTAAATGGCCGCGACCATGTGCTGGTGGACGATGTGCGTGAGGTGGCGATTTTAGTATTGGGCCATAGGTTGAGCCTCTCCTACGAGGCATTAGCGGATGGAGTCAATCAGCGCGATCTGGTGCATGAACTGCTCGATGTGGTCAGTATTGGATAA
- a CDS encoding arylsulfatase, which yields MSTGKKPRSNKFVLNACTLALGAASVTAYAADKPNILVIFGDDVGYWNLSTYNNGMLAYSTPNIDSIAAEGTKFTNFYAQQSSTAGRSAFITGQMPKRTGLSKVGMPGAPEGISEKDPTIATMLKNLGYATGQFGKNHLGDRDEHLPTNHGFDEFFGNLYHLNAEEEPENVDYPKDPAFRKKFGPRGVIHSYADGKIEDTGPLTRKRMETVDGEFLDAAETFIEKQVKADKPFFTWFNTTRMHNYTHVPDSYAGKTGAGFYADGMKQHDDEVGKLLKKIKDLGIDDNTIIIYTSDNGPMVDMWPDAGVTPFRSEKNTGWEGAFRVPGMIKWPGHIKPGTTKNGMVSLEDFFPTLVAAAGGEGVEKELLKGKKVGKQTYKVHLDGYNQLPYFTDKTQESARKEFVYWSDDGDLLALRYNQFKFHFMIQEHETGFAVWQYPFTKLRVPLIFDLSVDPFEKGDKGMGYNTWMYERAFLLGPAMAKVGEVMESFKEFPPRMEAGTFVPR from the coding sequence ATGAGTACAGGAAAAAAACCGCGCTCAAATAAGTTTGTGCTAAATGCCTGCACACTTGCCTTGGGCGCCGCGTCAGTGACAGCCTATGCTGCAGATAAACCAAATATTCTGGTAATTTTTGGTGATGATGTGGGTTACTGGAACTTAAGTACCTACAACAATGGAATGTTGGCATATAGCACGCCCAATATTGACAGTATTGCCGCAGAAGGAACTAAGTTTACTAACTTTTATGCTCAGCAGAGTTCTACCGCGGGTCGTAGTGCCTTTATTACTGGCCAGATGCCTAAGCGTACAGGTCTATCTAAAGTCGGTATGCCAGGCGCCCCCGAAGGGATTAGCGAAAAAGATCCCACCATTGCAACTATGTTAAAAAATTTAGGTTATGCAACGGGTCAATTTGGTAAAAACCACTTAGGCGACCGCGACGAGCATTTACCGACTAACCATGGTTTCGACGAATTCTTTGGTAACTTGTACCACCTCAATGCCGAAGAAGAGCCTGAAAACGTCGATTATCCTAAAGATCCCGCCTTCCGTAAGAAGTTTGGCCCACGCGGCGTCATCCATTCCTATGCCGATGGCAAAATCGAAGATACAGGTCCACTAACCCGTAAGCGTATGGAAACCGTCGATGGCGAGTTCCTCGATGCGGCCGAAACCTTTATCGAGAAGCAAGTTAAGGCGGACAAACCCTTCTTCACTTGGTTTAACACCACGCGTATGCACAACTATACCCACGTGCCTGACTCCTATGCCGGTAAAACCGGTGCCGGATTCTATGCCGATGGTATGAAGCAGCACGACGATGAGGTGGGTAAGTTACTGAAGAAGATCAAAGATCTGGGTATTGATGATAACACTATCATCATCTACACCTCGGATAACGGTCCAATGGTCGACATGTGGCCTGATGCGGGTGTGACGCCCTTCCGCAGTGAGAAAAACACCGGCTGGGAAGGTGCATTCCGTGTGCCTGGCATGATCAAATGGCCTGGACACATCAAACCTGGAACCACTAAAAACGGTATGGTCTCTTTGGAAGACTTTTTCCCAACCTTAGTCGCCGCAGCGGGCGGTGAAGGCGTTGAGAAAGAATTACTCAAGGGTAAAAAGGTCGGTAAACAAACCTACAAAGTGCACCTCGATGGTTACAACCAACTGCCTTACTTCACCGATAAGACCCAAGAGTCGGCTCGTAAAGAGTTCGTCTACTGGAGTGACGACGGTGACTTATTGGCATTGCGTTACAACCAATTCAAGTTCCACTTCATGATCCAAGAACATGAAACGGGCTTTGCGGTTTGGCAATATCCATTCACTAAGCTGCGTGTACCTTTGATTTTCGACCTCAGTGTCGATCCATTCGAGAAGGGTGACAAAGGTATGGGCTACAACACTTGGATGTACGAACGTGCATTCTTGTTAGGCCCTGCCATGGCTAAGGTCGGTGAAGTCATGGAAAGCTTTAAAGAGTTCCCACCGCGGATGGAAGCTGGTACGTTTGTTCCTAGATAA
- a CDS encoding DUF58 domain-containing protein — translation MAFASLAASTRTQSSMSAAAKQQDPRIYASLPQLVRLQGQTTQIKMLSLRYSRAHLSGRYQSHQRGRGLNFEELRHYQLGDDIRQMDWKVTQRTGKPHVRSYTEEKDRQVILCVDQRSSMYFGSVSHMKSVVAAEIAALMGWLALANNDRVGLLISATQQLHWCSAKRGTAHFLMGLDRLIQANHSLSAASRDSKRVSFAQWMQILSQRSLKAATLVIVSDFADADNQSLKQLKYLQQHNDVLCIFISDPMETHVPEDSVSSTWVVGDGQYQLALQKGQQTAEVNKALQKQYLEKQTQLKNLMAMQRMPFIEIGTQGDHLLQLARTLSDIQ, via the coding sequence ATGGCGTTCGCATCTCTGGCCGCATCCACTCGAACTCAGTCGTCCATGTCCGCTGCCGCTAAGCAACAGGACCCCCGTATCTATGCCAGTTTGCCGCAACTGGTGCGATTGCAGGGACAGACGACGCAAATCAAAATGCTTAGCCTGCGTTACTCTCGGGCGCACCTTTCTGGCCGTTATCAATCGCATCAACGGGGGCGCGGGCTGAACTTTGAGGAGCTGCGCCACTACCAACTGGGTGATGATATTCGCCAAATGGATTGGAAGGTCACCCAACGCACGGGTAAGCCCCATGTGCGCAGTTACACCGAAGAGAAAGATCGCCAAGTGATCCTCTGCGTTGACCAACGTAGCTCCATGTATTTTGGTTCGGTGAGCCATATGAAATCCGTCGTGGCCGCCGAGATTGCCGCCTTAATGGGCTGGCTGGCGCTGGCCAATAATGACAGGGTTGGGCTGTTGATATCCGCGACTCAGCAGTTGCATTGGTGCTCGGCAAAGCGTGGTACAGCGCATTTTTTAATGGGATTAGATAGGCTTATCCAAGCCAATCATTCCCTAAGTGCGGCGAGCCGAGATAGCAAACGGGTAAGCTTCGCCCAGTGGATGCAAATCTTAAGTCAGCGCAGCCTCAAAGCCGCAACGTTAGTGATTGTCAGCGACTTTGCCGATGCCGATAACCAATCCCTCAAACAGTTAAAGTACCTGCAGCAGCATAATGATGTGCTGTGTATTTTTATCTCTGATCCGATGGAAACCCATGTGCCCGAAGACAGTGTTAGCAGCACTTGGGTTGTGGGTGATGGCCAATATCAGTTGGCATTACAGAAGGGGCAACAAACGGCCGAGGTGAATAAGGCGCTGCAAAAACAATATCTTGAGAAACAAACCCAACTCAAAAATCTGATGGCGATGCAGCGTATGCCCTTCATTGAAATCGGCACACAAGGCGATCATCTGCTGCAACTGGCTCGTACCCTGAGTGATATCCAATGA
- a CDS encoding anaerobic sulfatase maturase codes for MAKTSMRASTILDVVPLKSAAKALGEHPDYQRRFHVMAKPGGAKCNIDCQYCFYLHKEGLLHQPKQPEMDDATLEAFVKGYIESQDGDEIVFSWQGGEPTLLGVDYFRKVVQLQKKYQPLGVNIENDLQTNGILLNDEWCQFLAEHNFLVGLSIDGPEELHNKYRVTRSGKPTFHLVMAAVEKLKQYKVRFNTLVTVNRHNVKYPLEVYRFVTKELGATYIQFNPVVEPSDFKTTAPQFWNSSMVPTVGSELAKPGHPMSVVTDWSVDADDWGKFLIVTFEEWINNDLGRVLVNLFETAVAQVMGKPAQLCITAEFCGKGLAIEHNGDVFSCDHYVYPEYKIANVRERPLNEMAFSTRQLTFGMAKRDSLPQYCKDCPYLKLCWGECPKNRLLKTPDGEEGLNYLCPGIKAFFDYSLPILTGLAVLLGQPHGTNG; via the coding sequence ATGGCGAAAACTTCAATGCGAGCATCAACGATACTCGATGTCGTACCGTTAAAATCAGCTGCAAAAGCGCTTGGAGAGCATCCCGATTACCAACGTCGTTTCCACGTGATGGCTAAGCCCGGTGGGGCGAAATGTAACATCGATTGCCAATATTGTTTTTATCTGCACAAAGAAGGCTTATTGCATCAGCCTAAGCAACCAGAGATGGATGATGCGACCCTCGAAGCCTTTGTTAAAGGTTATATCGAAAGCCAAGATGGCGACGAAATCGTATTCTCATGGCAGGGTGGCGAGCCGACCCTGTTAGGCGTGGACTACTTTCGTAAAGTGGTTCAGCTACAGAAAAAATATCAACCCCTAGGCGTTAACATTGAAAACGATCTGCAAACCAACGGCATCCTATTAAACGATGAATGGTGCCAGTTTCTTGCCGAGCATAATTTCCTCGTGGGTTTATCCATCGACGGTCCCGAAGAACTCCATAACAAGTATCGTGTGACTCGCAGTGGCAAGCCAACCTTTCATTTAGTGATGGCTGCGGTCGAAAAGCTCAAACAATACAAGGTGCGTTTTAACACCTTAGTGACGGTTAACCGCCACAACGTAAAGTATCCGCTCGAAGTTTATCGCTTTGTCACCAAAGAGTTGGGCGCGACCTATATCCAGTTCAATCCTGTGGTCGAACCCAGCGACTTTAAAACCACGGCGCCACAGTTTTGGAACAGCAGCATGGTCCCCACGGTTGGCAGCGAGCTGGCAAAGCCTGGGCATCCTATGTCGGTGGTGACGGATTGGTCAGTCGATGCCGATGACTGGGGCAAGTTCCTTATCGTTACCTTTGAAGAGTGGATCAACAACGATCTTGGCCGAGTACTGGTTAACCTGTTTGAGACGGCGGTCGCCCAAGTGATGGGCAAACCGGCGCAGCTTTGTATTACCGCTGAGTTTTGCGGTAAGGGCTTAGCCATTGAGCATAATGGCGATGTCTTTAGCTGTGACCATTATGTTTACCCCGAATATAAGATTGCCAATGTGCGCGAGCGTCCCTTAAATGAAATGGCGTTCTCAACCCGGCAATTAACCTTTGGTATGGCGAAGCGCGACTCGTTACCCCAATACTGTAAAGACTGCCCTTATCTCAAACTCTGTTGGGGTGAATGCCCTAAAAATCGCCTGTTGAAAACCCCAGATGGGGAGGAAGGGCTCAATTATCTGTGTCCAGGGATTAAAGCATTTTTCGATTATTCGTTGCCAATTCTGACGGGATTGGCCGTATTGCTAGGACAACCACATGGAACCAATGGCTAA
- a CDS encoding LysR family transcriptional regulator, whose translation MDLNLVRTFLVVAECQSYTKAAEHLQLTQPAISAAIKRLENRYGENLFIKQGRGIELSSKGQQLIPAFRQALSIIENAMNMRTQFNVCCNESLISALFPIENISLQESPPEKNHLFEHLRHEKTDIIVDSFLTRDSAFMVEEIYLEPLVVICRRDHPRIQHSITKEAFYNEEHALYSGTWDKIRAFELFANEPIEERKIALICHSIASIALNIAQSDSIAVIARTFAEQWADKLNLQILTCPFKTDFIPYHLVYHKREIKNPYHKKIREEIKAKIKALDRH comes from the coding sequence ATGGATTTAAATTTAGTGCGCACCTTTTTAGTCGTGGCCGAATGCCAGTCCTATACTAAAGCCGCTGAACATTTACAATTAACGCAACCCGCAATCAGCGCCGCAATTAAACGCTTAGAAAATCGCTATGGCGAAAACCTTTTTATCAAGCAAGGACGAGGAATCGAACTCTCCAGTAAAGGGCAACAATTGATCCCCGCATTTCGCCAAGCCCTCAGCATCATCGAAAATGCGATGAACATGCGTACCCAATTTAATGTGTGCTGCAATGAGTCGCTGATAAGCGCACTATTTCCAATTGAAAACATTAGCTTGCAAGAATCGCCACCAGAGAAAAACCATCTATTTGAACACCTGCGCCACGAGAAAACCGACATCATAGTCGACAGTTTTCTGACCCGAGATAGCGCCTTTATGGTGGAGGAAATTTACTTAGAACCCTTGGTCGTTATTTGCCGTCGTGACCATCCACGAATTCAGCACAGCATTACTAAAGAGGCCTTTTATAACGAAGAACATGCACTTTATAGTGGCACCTGGGATAAAATTCGCGCCTTCGAACTCTTTGCCAATGAACCGATTGAAGAACGCAAAATTGCATTAATTTGTCACTCCATCGCCAGCATTGCGCTCAATATTGCCCAGAGTGATTCTATCGCCGTTATCGCACGCACATTTGCCGAGCAATGGGCCGATAAATTAAACCTGCAAATATTAACCTGCCCCTTTAAGACCGACTTTATTCCCTATCATTTGGTGTATCACAAACGGGAAATTAAAAATCCCTACCACAAAAAAATCAGAGAAGAAATAAAAGCCAAGATAAAGGCCTTGGATAGGCATTAA
- a CDS encoding VWA domain-containing protein, translating to MDQLEFAYPLAFILLPLPVVVYWFVPAYRSREDAIKVPFFTEILRALNETPKVAAGLLSPKHWQRGMLILSWLLIVTALAKPSILGEVQTREAFGRDVLMLVDLSGSMDEADFTTADGSTLTRLNAAKNVLKTFIAKRSGDRFGLILFGDAAFIQTPFTADQQVWLSLLEEAQTGMAGQSTHLGDAIGLGIKVFEQNPQPSEQQVMIVLTDGNDTGSFVEPVDAAKIAAARGIKIYTIAMGDPTHVGEQPMDMEVVQRVSQLTQARAFIAIDQAELDKAYQLIDKLEPQQYSSASFRPKITLHYYLIAIVLALHLLIFSWMTLRQMFSRTEVANE from the coding sequence ATGGATCAGCTTGAGTTTGCCTATCCTTTGGCGTTTATCCTGTTGCCGCTGCCCGTGGTGGTGTACTGGTTTGTGCCCGCGTACCGCAGCCGCGAAGATGCGATCAAAGTGCCGTTCTTTACCGAAATCCTACGGGCATTGAACGAGACTCCCAAAGTTGCCGCTGGTCTGCTCAGCCCGAAACATTGGCAGCGGGGCATGCTGATCCTCTCTTGGCTGTTGATTGTCACCGCATTGGCTAAGCCTAGCATCCTAGGTGAAGTGCAAACCCGCGAAGCCTTCGGGCGGGACGTCCTCATGTTGGTAGACTTGTCTGGCTCGATGGATGAGGCGGATTTTACCACCGCCGATGGCAGTACCTTAACCCGCTTAAACGCGGCGAAAAACGTCTTAAAAACATTTATCGCCAAACGCAGTGGCGACCGGTTTGGACTGATCTTGTTTGGGGATGCCGCCTTTATCCAAACGCCATTTACCGCCGATCAGCAGGTGTGGTTAAGCTTGCTAGAGGAGGCGCAAACGGGGATGGCGGGGCAGAGCACCCATCTTGGCGATGCGATTGGTCTTGGCATTAAAGTGTTCGAGCAAAATCCGCAGCCATCGGAGCAGCAGGTGATGATAGTGCTGACCGATGGTAACGATACTGGCAGCTTTGTCGAACCCGTGGATGCCGCCAAGATTGCCGCCGCGAGAGGCATCAAGATTTACACTATCGCTATGGGCGATCCAACCCATGTGGGCGAGCAGCCAATGGATATGGAGGTGGTTCAAAGGGTGTCGCAGCTCACTCAGGCGCGCGCCTTTATTGCTATCGACCAAGCGGAATTGGATAAGGCGTATCAGCTGATCGATAAGTTGGAGCCGCAGCAATACAGCAGCGCCAGTTTCCGCCCGAAAATTACCCTGCATTACTATCTGATTGCCATTGTACTCGCCCTACACTTGTTGATTTTTAGTTGGATGACGCTGCGGCAAATGTTCAGCCGCACCGAGGTGGCCAATGAGTGA
- a CDS encoding DUF4381 domain-containing protein, with the protein MTAISLLGATQSPPSSYMLRELKDVAQPDPVSWWPQTLGWQILLLVLLLYLGYRLYLKGIFWWRNRYRQEAITALLSLSAEDPHWPTQMMKIIKIVMVYLEPKNASLYGAPLLEQMGRYHTKAHLANDESFQQWLKCLEDPNAARPDFSAVRQGLSQWLSGHQLPEARHGSA; encoded by the coding sequence ATGACGGCAATCTCACTGCTTGGCGCAACTCAGTCTCCTCCTAGCAGCTACATGCTGAGGGAGTTAAAAGACGTAGCTCAGCCCGATCCTGTGAGCTGGTGGCCACAAACTCTGGGCTGGCAAATATTGCTGCTGGTATTGCTGCTATATCTGGGTTATCGCCTGTATCTCAAGGGGATTTTCTGGTGGCGTAACCGTTACCGTCAGGAGGCGATAACGGCCTTGCTGAGTCTGTCGGCGGAGGACCCGCATTGGCCGACGCAGATGATGAAGATTATTAAAATCGTGATGGTCTACTTAGAGCCGAAAAATGCCTCCCTCTACGGTGCTCCCTTGCTCGAGCAGATGGGGCGTTACCATACGAAGGCTCACCTCGCGAACGACGAATCGTTTCAGCAGTGGCTAAAATGCCTTGAAGATCCTAATGCCGCTCGCCCCGATTTTAGCGCTGTGCGCCAAGGGCTAAGCCAGTGGTTAAGCGGGCATCAATTGCCGGAGGCTCGCCATGGATCAGCTTGA